From the genome of Alicyclobacillus sp. SO9:
TATCTTCGCCTTCCAAAATCTTTCGAAGCGGCGAATGTGTAGTTTATGCGCCATGCGAATCATTGGTCCGATGGCCATTTGCGCGCTGCCGAATACAAACAACCATGTTCCCAAGTAAGTCCAGTGTTTGTAAAAGAACATGACACTGCCAACCAAGAACCAGAGGGCCAAAAGCAAATCATTTAGTATGTGCAGGTTCTCATATCGGTCGTGAATAATGACCCTTTTCGCCTTGAAGTCAATTTGAATCGTTTCATCCCCGTTGTCAATCTCCATGTCTTGCTGCACAGAACGTCCCTCCTTTGCCATGGCAACCATATCTCTTCCAGCACAGTCTTAGGTGTATCCGTTAACGTTCATAGTAGCATTGCATACCTCATTCATTCCAGCTATTTCACCGTTTCTAAGTCTTCCAACCGAAAATGCAGTCCTATTCTCATAATAGTCAGAACGGACTAGTACATTCTCGCCTTATGAAAGACACCTGTTGGCCTTACCATAAAATCAAAAGATATATCATCAAAATAAGTATCTCAGCTAGGCAGTATTTGACCGAACCCACTGAACGAGAGGAGGCTGTACGATGGATGCTGATGCAGGAGTCCTGGAAACGGTATCTACAACGTGCAGTTTTTGCGGCACAGGATGCGGCTTGGAAGTCACTCATCAAGATAATGCCATCGTAACCGTTCGCGGCGATAAAAGTTCACCTGTGAACCATGGTGAAACGTGTGTAAAAGGATTGCAAGCCTGGAAATACGCTCAATCACCTAACCGTTTAAGATACCCTCTGGTACGAAAAGAGGGCGTACTTACGAGAGCAACATGGTCTGAAGCCATATCAACAATCGCAGCTTCCATTAAAAGAAATCTCAGCAGACACACAGCTGATGCGTTTGGTTGTCTCAGCTCGTCCAGAGCCACCAATGAGATGAACTACGTGGCCCAAAAGTTCATGAGACAAGTCATTGGCACCAACAATATCGACAGTTGTAATCGAACTTGACACGCTCCAAGTGTCGTCAGTTTGACGACTGTATTCGGTACTGGCGCAGACACCAGCTCTTATGTCGATTTCGAAAACACTGACCTCATTATTGCCTGGGGCAGTAATACCCAGGAAGCACATCCTATTATTTATAACTGGATGCGCAGAGGACTTAAAAACGGTGCTCAGTTAGTTTTGGTGGACCCTCGTAAAGTTACAATGGCCAGTCAGGCAACTCACTGGCTACCAGTGAAGCCTGGCACCGATATTGCGCTTGCAAATGCGATGGCTCATGTCATCATCGAAGAGAACCTGTACAACAGGGACTTCGTTAAAAAATCGACCAGAGACTTTGACGCGTACCGGCAACATGTTGCTGAGTATACACCGGAATCTGTCTCAGACCTAACTGGTGTTACAGCTGATGAGATTCGCACCGTGGCACGCCTCTACGCAAAGGCACCCCGTGCCGTCATTGCCTGGACGCTGGGCATTACAGAACATCATAATGGTTCTGATAACGTCTACTCGCTCATTAGTTTAGCTCTGTTGACTGGACACATCGGACGTCCGGGCACTGGTTTGATGCCCTTGAGAGGACAAAACAATGTTCAAGGGGGCGCCGACATGGGAGCTCTCCCTGACAAACTCCCAGGATACGGAAACGTAGAGGACCCTAAGGCGCGCCAGCGCTGTGAAGCAGAGTGGAATGTAACCTTACCAGGTAAAAAAGGACAGAACCTCTCTCAGATGTTTGAGTCTGTTCATTCAGGTGACATTAAATTTATGTACATTGTAGGTGAAAATCCAGTTCAATCTGATGCCAATTCGGCTGCTATTGAAGCAGCTTTAAAGAGTCTGGATACGCTGGTTGTCCAAGAAATGTTCCTGACGAAAACGGCTGAGTTGGCAGACGTCGTGTTGCCTGCAGCAGGTTGGTCAGAAGTAGACGGTACCTATACTAACAGCCAGCGCGGGGTGCAACGAGTCCGAAAAGTCGTCTCGCCCCCCGGAGAAGCAAAGGATGATATCGAAATTTTTCAGATGCTGGCTCAAGAACTGGGGTATAACTGGAATTATAGGTCTGCTGAAGATGTATGGAATGAACTGCGACGCGTGTCTCCGATGCATTACGGAATTACCTATAATAAATTGGAACGAAGACGGCAGGTACAGTGGCCGTGTCCGGATGTCGACGGAAAGGATACAAAACGTCTGCATACCGACTTGCACGACGCGTCAAGCGGGCGGCGGGTACCCTTTGTTCCCGTATCCTACGAACCGCCTGCTGAGCCGGTAGATATCAACTTCCCGTTTGTCTTAATTACTGGACGAAGGCTGGCTTTTTATAACACTGGTGTCACGACCAGTGATTACGGACCAACGGTCAAAGGTCAGGAGGAGTATCTGGAGATGAATTCAGACGATTTGGCGTCATTGAATCTGCAGAGCGGAGATACCGTGCACATCTCATCCAAGCGAGCTACATTAGCTGTACCTGTCCGGCCATCGAAGAAAATGCAGCCTGGTCATGTGTTCATGTCGTTTCACTTTCCCGACCAAGTGAACACAAACCTCTTGACCAACGATTTCACAGATAAGAATTCAGGTGTTGCTCCTTACAAGTACACGGCGGTTCGAATTGAGCCGATTGCTAAGTGATGTTACACATTGGCTAGTCTCCTCCTGGAGGCACGAAACGACTAGGACATTGTGAACGAACTCGGGCTCGCCCCTGGCAGCCCGAGTTTTCCTTTCATTTCATTAACGATCCCGTACGCTGAGCTGACAGCGACAACAAGTACGTGACCCGATAAACAGATGTTCTACGAACCTCGGCTTGTTTGCATTTCTTGAGACAGAAATCACTAGTCTTATGTTACTACCACAATCGGTAACAATAGAGGTTTTCGCTCCACTGACTCCAGTGTATCATCGACGTTAGTAAAGTCCATGAACAAAGATAAGCAGCCAAAATCCGGATGCCAGCAACTGGTGACGAGATAGGTTGAGAGGAGGGAAATACCGTGAACCCGAGCAAAAAGAAACCAAGCCTGTTCTCGATGACAATGATAACCGTTACTGTGTTGTTTGTTTCCGGGTATGTTGCCGGAGTCCATATTCCAGTCTCGCACGCCCAACCGCAAACATCCAAAGCCAGTGCGCACAGCGTAACCGTGACGTCTAAATCAACAGCTCCTCGTGTTAAAGAGAGTGTGTCTTTCCCTGCAATCATCGATAAGGCTCTACAAGAGGTTCACGCAAAAGGCGTTGCGACTGCCGACGCGCCAACAGTTCTTCCGACTTCTGTTTTGAGGAAAGGTCATCTGTTAACGAGGGTAACAGTCCAGACAAAAGCTCTAGATACTGCATACAATGTTCTCTTCACGACTGACAACCACCGCGTAGCGGATTTTTCCGAAAACAAATACAAAACCTCTATGGCAGCAAGAACAGGCACATTTCTTTCAAGTGGCAGTTTGCCAAAGGGAACCAAGAAAAGTTCGGTGAAAATAGGCTCCATAGAGGCAACGAGTATTACATATCAGCCGACAGGCAACCATAGTATCAATCAAGGCAGTCCCTTTGCCCTAGTACAGTGGACGCAAAACCGCTGGAGCATCACTGTTCGGGACGCAGGTACAAGTACGATTCCATTGCCGGAAGCGCAAAAGGTTGCTCACTTCGTCGTTACTCATGGACTGCCCGCGCCGAACACACAGGCGTCGCTCCTAGTCACGGTACAAACACCGACTTCTGGCATACCGGCGAATCTCGACGGTCGCAGTGTCAGTGCATATGCGGTGTGGCAGGATGGCAAACGAGTCTACGAAACAGATGCATATACAGCCTGTGAAGAGCCTGTTGAAACAGTATTCTCAATGGCTCGTTCCATGGAATCCTACCCCTAAGTGCTGCAAAGCAGTTGCTGCCAATGTTAAGCTGTAAACAACGGAGAAGAACGCTGATTGTGCATCTAGCGTCCATTGGTGGTCGCAGGACCTGCCACTTTGATGCAAATTCGAGCTTTTCTTGCTATAAATTGGGGAGCTCCGTCCGGAAGGCAGTTGATGACCTGTGCAGCGCTGGCAACTACTTGCAAACAAATCCCTCTGGGTTAAATTAACCGTTATTGTGGTATTTTGTTCGCTCCTTTCACTTATTTACCTCAATTCTAATCACCACGTCATTCAGGCATTGCAGGGCTTCGGTTGGGGCGGTATTGTCATCAGCATCTTCCTCATGACGATGCTTTGCTTAACTCCAATTCCGTCAGAAAGTCTTTTGTTCGTTCTGATGCGCGTATATGGAATCGCTTGGGGCGTATTTTACGGGTGGATCGGACTGGTCTTGAGCAGCATTATCATTTTCATTGTGATGAGAAAACTCGGATCGGAGTTTGTACAGTCCAAAACCTATCCTAAGTGGTTTCAAATGATTGATAGTGCCATCTCAACAACCGGTATTCGCGGACTCCTTATTTCTCGACTTTTGCCTATTCCAGCGTTTTTCTCAAGCCTCATTATTGCCATCATGCCGTCCGTAAGATTTCGGGACTATTTGTGGACAAGTGCCGTTTCTGTAATCCCCTATTACCTTGGCATCATGCTTATCTATAAAGGACTGACAGGGTCTGTGGCAGTCTGGCTGCCTCTGGGGGTCTTGGTACTTTTAGGGCTCTCACTGTTGAGTTCCCGCATCAAGAAACGCCAGAACTTTTGGTGAGAGCCCTAAAATCAATCGCATTATTCAAGCGGTACATGCTAGAACAAATGGAATATGGTTGTTACCGTCAACTTTACTCTGTCTCTGCACTATCCGCTAGTTCTTCAGCTTGATACCCCGAATACGATACCCGCTTGTCACGATTCTTAACGAATACCCAGATTGCGACGCCAATCCCAATCACCACTGAGACCAAAGCTGTGTACTGTGCTGCATCCCAGCCCAGAGCAAAACGCGGCGAATCTCCTCGCAGCATCTCCATAAAGAACCTCATCGCATTGTACGTAATGAGATAATAGGAAAAAGCTGTACCGGAAGGCCATTTCTTCTTGCGTTGGAACAAAATCAAAAGAACAGCAAACAGAATGATGTCTGCTTGAGCCTCCCATACCACTGACGGCCAGAGGGGCTGTCCAGGATACTGTTGTGCTGCCAATGTGCTCTTCGGAAACAGGACTCCAAAATTGTGGTGCGTAGGAGCTCCGTATGCACTGCCATTCATGAAGTCGGCATCACGTCCGATGCTCTGACCAATCAGGATGCCGGGTGCGGCTAAATCGGCAAAGTGAAAGAGGCTACGTTTCTTCCTCCACAGATACCAAACGCCGGCTGCAAAACCACCCACAATTCCCCCCTGAATGGACAGACCTCCGTTCCACACGGCAATAATCTGGCCTAAGTGATGCGCATAAAAAGACCAGTCAAAGAAAAACACCTGCCAAAATCTGGCGCCGATAATTCCGCCCAGCAGGCAGAGGGGACCCATGTTCCACCAGTGTTCGCTGTCGCCTGGTTCGCCGTACACTTTCGTGAAATAAAGTGTGACAGCAAGTCCAAGCAAAAAAGCCAGCGCAAAAATGGTGCTGTAGGAGCGAACTGGAAAGGAACCAATGTGAAACCAATACGAATGCATCTCTTGCACCTCAATCTTTGTCCAAAGTATTTATCAGGTACGTGTCTGTCCAAATTGAACTTCTTTATTGTAACGTACTCGTCCTGATTAGGCACACTCAATTAGAAAAACTCTGAATGCAGTCTGGTTTTAGCTATTTTCCCTAAGGACTGTAATTCCTTTAGGTGCATATCGAAGGTCTGCATTCCATAAGATTTGCCCGTCTGCATTGTAGAACGAATTTGATGAATCTTTTCAGTTCGAATTAAGTTCGCTACTGCAGCCGTGTTGATGAGTATCTCCATCACAGCCACCCGGCTTTTGCCGTCTGACGAGACCACTAGCTTTTGTGCCACCACACCCTGCAGAACCCCGGCCAATTGAACACGTATTTGCGCCTGTTGACCAGGCGGATAGACGTCAACAATTCGGTCTATTGTCTGCACCGCATCTCCCGTATGCATCGTAGCAAAGACCAGGTGTCCAGTTTCGGCCGCAGTAATAGCCGTGCTGATGGTCTCTAAATCGCGCATTTCTCCCACCAAAATGACATCGGGATCTTGGCGCAAAGACGCTCTCAAGGCAGGAGCAAACCCTTTCGTATCCAGGCCCACCTCACGTTGGTCAATGATGGACAAATCATGTTTGTGCAAGTATTCAATGGGATCTTCCAGCGTAATGATGTGTTTTCTGCTGTGGTGATTCAAATAGTCGATAAGGGCAGCGAGAGTGGTGGATTTGCCACTTCCAGTCGGACCTGTGACCAGCACAAGGCCGTGGGTCTTCTCTGTCAATTGCGTCAGACTGGCGGGCAGTGCCAGCTCCTCAACGGAAGGCACATGATTAGGGACCACCCGTACGGCAATACTTACACACCCGCGCTGTCTGTAGACATTCACTCGAAACCGTGACAGGCCCTGCACACTGTATGAAAAATCCAACTCGCCATTTTCACTGAAACGTATCCATTCGTCTTTTGACATCATATCCTTGGCCAAGCTTTCCGTATCATCTGGAGTTAAGGCGATGCCCTCGGTTATCAGCTCTCCATTAATCCGATAAGTTGGCGGCACATTCACCGAAATATGTAAATCCGACGCATGTTTCTCGACCGCTTGTTGTAGTATCTCCAGCAATGCTCTCTCTCCTCACAAGAACTTGCACACATTGTAGCGCAGGGCTCCTGTCAAAATTCTCCGGCGGCCCTTGAAAGTCAGAACGACCGGCAGCGCCCATACAGCCCCTGAGACTTCGGCATCCATATACAGGTATCCTGTCAAAAAAGCTGTATTTTCTAGTTTTCTTGGGAAAACCTACAGTACAGAATTAACCTGTGTCATGCAGAAAGTCAATCTTATTGCTGGAGTGATGTCAATGAAAATGCTAACGAGAGCAGCGGCCCTTGCGACCGTTGCGACGCTATCCTTATCAACAGTGTTTCCCACCACATCTTTTGCTCGCTCAACAGTCGGCCAAGGGCAATATGAGACACTCGATTTTCACGTCATAAACGCCAATCAGCAGAATATCTCAGGAGCCCGTGTCATCTGCATCGACCCAGATGGAAAAGTCCTCCGCTCTGGCATTACCAACAAAAAAGGTGACTGGACTTGCAGGATTCCGCTTCAACCAGACCCCAGATTCGATGAAGCCAGAGAAATGGGGATTATTACAGCAATGGCTGTGGCCAAAGGATACAACGAATCCGTCGTATTCGAAGTGCCTGTTGTGAACCAAGCACAGCAGCCCATTACAATGGAGCCGATTCGGCCAAATCGACGAAACGAGCCGACGTATGCACTGGGTAACTTGCATCGCCATGACATCCTAAAAATGGTAGATGATTATGCGAAGCAACTCAAGTTAAAAAAACAGCCTCCAGTAGCTGGCGAACAAGGCTATTCAGCGTGGGGACCTGATATTCAAAAATAATTGTAAAGAGAGGTGACACGCATGCCGGCGACAAGATTTGCTGTCGCGTTAACTGCGTGTGTCTTGAGTCTAAGTGTCTTGACTCCCCTTGAAGTCAATGCACAGCCCCTGCAGACGGTCTATAACACTAGACTGCCAAGGGTGATTCGGGTTGCGATACGCGCAAATAACAATCCGAGCGGAAAGATTCTATACGTACAAACCATCGGGTTCCAGGAGTACTGCGACGATGTCTTGCCGAATGAATGGCTTCCAACGTGGAATCTCGATGCGCTTAAAGCCGGCGCTGTGGCCATTAAGATGTTTGCTTGGTACCACACCTTACATCCGGTGACGCAAGGCGGCCTCACATACGATGTAGATAATACAACCAACTTTCAGCAGTTCAAGTATAAGACGGGTACACCGCTCACCAATAAGGCGGTCAGAGACA
Proteins encoded in this window:
- a CDS encoding YrhK family protein; translated protein: MQQDMEIDNGDETIQIDFKAKRVIIHDRYENLHILNDLLLALWFLVGSVMFFYKHWTYLGTWLFVFGSAQMAIGPMIRMAHKLHIRRFERFWKAKIESAMGANVEIKANGSQRVEEKGGSEGSSETEDGQGESTRQMW
- the fdhF gene encoding formate dehydrogenase subunit alpha → MQAWKYAQSPNRLRYPLVRKEGVLTRATWSEAISTIAASIKRNLSRHTADAFGCLSSSRATNEMNYVAQKFMRQVIGTNNIDSCNRTUHAPSVVSLTTVFGTGADTSSYVDFENTDLIIAWGSNTQEAHPIIYNWMRRGLKNGAQLVLVDPRKVTMASQATHWLPVKPGTDIALANAMAHVIIEENLYNRDFVKKSTRDFDAYRQHVAEYTPESVSDLTGVTADEIRTVARLYAKAPRAVIAWTLGITEHHNGSDNVYSLISLALLTGHIGRPGTGLMPLRGQNNVQGGADMGALPDKLPGYGNVEDPKARQRCEAEWNVTLPGKKGQNLSQMFESVHSGDIKFMYIVGENPVQSDANSAAIEAALKSLDTLVVQEMFLTKTAELADVVLPAAGWSEVDGTYTNSQRGVQRVRKVVSPPGEAKDDIEIFQMLAQELGYNWNYRSAEDVWNELRRVSPMHYGITYNKLERRRQVQWPCPDVDGKDTKRLHTDLHDASSGRRVPFVPVSYEPPAEPVDINFPFVLITGRRLAFYNTGVTTSDYGPTVKGQEEYLEMNSDDLASLNLQSGDTVHISSKRATLAVPVRPSKKMQPGHVFMSFHFPDQVNTNLLTNDFTDKNSGVAPYKYTAVRIEPIAK
- a CDS encoding TVP38/TMEM64 family protein, producing MQRWQLLANKSLWVKLTVIVVFCSLLSLIYLNSNHHVIQALQGFGWGGIVISIFLMTMLCLTPIPSESLLFVLMRVYGIAWGVFYGWIGLVLSSIIIFIVMRKLGSEFVQSKTYPKWFQMIDSAISTTGIRGLLISRLLPIPAFFSSLIIAIMPSVRFRDYLWTSAVSVIPYYLGIMLIYKGLTGSVAVWLPLGVLVLLGLSLLSSRIKKRQNFW
- the lgt gene encoding prolipoprotein diacylglyceryl transferase, translating into MHSYWFHIGSFPVRSYSTIFALAFLLGLAVTLYFTKVYGEPGDSEHWWNMGPLCLLGGIIGARFWQVFFFDWSFYAHHLGQIIAVWNGGLSIQGGIVGGFAAGVWYLWRKKRSLFHFADLAAPGILIGQSIGRDADFMNGSAYGAPTHHNFGVLFPKSTLAAQQYPGQPLWPSVVWEAQADIILFAVLLILFQRKKKWPSGTAFSYYLITYNAMRFFMEMLRGDSPRFALGWDAAQYTALVSVVIGIGVAIWVFVKNRDKRVSYSGYQAEELADSAETE
- a CDS encoding type IV pilus twitching motility protein PilT → MLEILQQAVEKHASDLHISVNVPPTYRINGELITEGIALTPDDTESLAKDMMSKDEWIRFSENGELDFSYSVQGLSRFRVNVYRQRGCVSIAVRVVPNHVPSVEELALPASLTQLTEKTHGLVLVTGPTGSGKSTTLAALIDYLNHHSRKHIITLEDPIEYLHKHDLSIIDQREVGLDTKGFAPALRASLRQDPDVILVGEMRDLETISTAITAAETGHLVFATMHTGDAVQTIDRIVDVYPPGQQAQIRVQLAGVLQGVVAQKLVVSSDGKSRVAVMEILINTAAVANLIRTEKIHQIRSTMQTGKSYGMQTFDMHLKELQSLGKIAKTRLHSEFF
- a CDS encoding SpoIID/LytB domain-containing protein, with the protein product MPATRFAVALTACVLSLSVLTPLEVNAQPLQTVYNTRLPRVIRVAIRANNNPSGKILYVQTIGFQEYCDDVLPNEWLPTWNLDALKAGAVAIKMFAWYHTLHPVTQGGLTYDVDNTTNFQQFKYKTGTPLTNKAVRDTWKIAYVPQNAEVKELNYRAGMPNNPNWPYVGSNTMSQWGSEYWCSIGKLNYRTVLNLFYPNHQVRWI